Below is a window of Populus trichocarpa isolate Nisqually-1 chromosome 3, P.trichocarpa_v4.1, whole genome shotgun sequence DNA.
CAATCAGGGGACATGTAGAGACTGAGATAATGACTAATATGAGTACAATTAGTAGTAACATATGCTATAACAGTTCTCTTTGGATATCAACAATCTGAAGCTGTAACTATGTTTCAAGACTGTCCATGACTGATTTATATGGATGTTTAAATGCTAAACATGTCAGCCATTTCACCTAGAAATTTTTGGATAACACTAATCTCTACAACTGTTACTGCAGTAAACATTGCTGTGAGCTTTCAACTCATCATACTTACGGTATTACAGCAGCATCAAGTATCTCACAATGGGAAATCAATACAGCCTCTAAATCAGCAGGAGCAATCTGCAGAAGAGACAAAATTGTCACATACAAATCAACAAACTGCAATCATATCAAATTATGTCTATCAACATTTATTTAGTTCCAAACGTTAGGAAGTTGTATGATATGGAATGGTAATCTGTACCTGAAAGCCCTTGTACTTGATAATCTCTTTCAAGCGGTCAACTACATATAAGTACCCATCATGATCAGCATAAACAACATCCCCGGTATGTAGCCAACCATCTTTGTCAATGGTCAATGCAGTTGCCTCTCCACCGTTTAAATACTCTGAAAATTTGCAGGGATGTAACCAAATTTACTTAGAACATTTTCAGGAAAAATGCAAAGAGAAACGCCACGCTTTGTTTTGCAACAAAATGGGGAGGAGCGGCTAGGTGATCACAGCAAgaggttccttttcttttctctttttctcttttttttttttttttttgggggggggggggggcgcggGCTGAGGTTGCTGAACTGATTAAGATGATTGCCAAGGCCGCAAATGAAAATTGAcaggtttttttaatcatcaaagGAGAACAGTGCATGAATAAACTGTTGTAGCATGGGCTACTTTTAATTGAAAGTCGATGGGGCACGGTTTTTGAAGAACTGTTTTCCTTTCTAAGCAAAAATAAAAGGCTAAGAACTTGGGTGCAAATAAAAGGCTAAGCCCACTGTGATAGATGACATCATCAAATATCCTAAGAAGAAAAACGATATAATGTCCATTGAGGagttaaacttgaaattttctAGCACTAGCAATGAAGACAGATACTTCTTGGGgtttaacatgaaaataatgAACCAAAATGAGCAACAGAAACCAAACTAGCAGAGTTCTGGTAATGAGAATAAAGAGTAgcgtttaatttgttttccagTCGTAGGACATAATTATATGCATTTCTGGCATCGCAAGAACTTGAAGCGATTAAAAAGGGTGTAAAATTTATCACCTTTCATAACTCCAGGTCCCCGAATCCAAAGCTCACCACTTCCCCCAGGAGGCAATAAAGCTCCAGTAATCCAATCCACCACTTTAGCTTCAATATTTGGAGCCAAAAGTCCGATGGaagaatatttttggaatttttcagTGTTGAGGCCACGGGTTCCTACAGCCGTTGACTCAGTCAGGCCATATCCCTGTAAATAAACCAATTTCATAGCTCGAAAATTCTGAAAATCAAAGAAGCTAGCATGACTATAAAAACAAAGCCAGTCAAAATGCAACCCTTATTATAAATACTAATGCCTCAATTATTGAAGAACTcaaccaaaaaattataaagaacttAATTTCTAACCACGgaaaaaaactccaaaatttCCAAGGGCAGCTCATATGCAAGCTAACAAAGCCGTCTGTTCCAGACAGAACAATTACTCAATTTGCAGcctagaaaaaggaaaaacagaaaaacttACTTGGGGACTACAATGGAATAACTAAGTCAAGCTTCTAGTCTAAGGAGTCTTTCGAATTTGGATCCATATACCTGAATGAAATCAACATGCGGAAGAACCTCCACAAAATCCTGTATGGTTTTGCCAAACAAAGGAGCCGCTCCACATGAAACCAGCTTCAAACACTTCAAGCTATTTCCACAAACACCTTTTGCAGTCCTTGTCAACGCAGTCAGTATTGGCGGAACAACTGGAAAATGAGTTACTCCATACCTATCAATCACCTTCACCATCTCACTGACATCAAATTTCCTCATTACAACAATGCTAGACCCCAGTGACAGTAATCCCACAACAAAAAGCGACAGCCCATATATATGAAACATTGGCAAAACAGCTAAATACACATTATCCGTACTCGAATACTCGTACTGTGAAGcctcaaatttaacaaaaagctCAACCATGGATATAAAATTCCTATGTGTTAGAACAACCCCTTTACTAGCAGCAGTAGTACCTGAAGAATACATTATTGCTGCTGTATCTTGCTGCCTAATCACTGGCTTTACACCCACATCACCCTTACTATAAACTAGCATATAGAAAGCTTCAAAGTCATTACTTTTCTCATCAAAATTTACATTTTCTGGTACACCAATCACAGGAATCCCCAGTGGCTGAAATTTACAAACTTTTTCTAGTTCAACAAAAGCAATACATGCATTACAATCAACAATTCTCTGCTTGACTTCTAGTTCACTACTAAGTGGATTCATGGTACTGACAATGCCACCAAGATACAACACGCCGAGGAAAACAATGGGAAAGTGAATGGAATTCGGcaacaaaagcaaaacaacatCACCTTGTTTAATGCCCATGTTACTAAGACCAGAGGCAACGGATTTCACCAATGGTAGAATCTTTGAGTAAGAGATTGAAAACCCAGAAGAGGAATCAATAAGAGCCGTAAGGCCATTGTGGTTATGGTgtgaaaaaatgaaagaaacaacaTCAAGAAATGGGTCTGCAGGTAAGGGTATAGGAGGGTGTTTGCTGCTATAAATTCCTGTTTCTGGTGAGTACCACTCTGGGAGTGTTGTTTTTGAGGCGGTGGCAGTGAGTTTCTCCATCCGGGGTTCTGTCGAGTGATAATTGAAATGGGTGTTAGTAATTTGCTGGCGCTATTTATAAGTACAGAGGTCAGGGAGATCAAACAAGGGACAAGACAGGTCACCAGAGTGTTAACACAAAAAAGGTGCTATGTTTTGGATAAACGGTCACTTGTcacccaaaatataattaaatacgaAAAGTTTAGATTAAATAGCATAGTTTCATGATATCATAAttctagaaaaatcatatttttcaatcatgatatttaaataaaaacatttaatgttTTGGCTATTATaagattttagattatttttatgttttaagcttcaaaaaaattataaaataagtgtttttattaatttgaaattttatttattttataattttaaaaagttaaaatatttaaaattttatcaaaatttgaatAGTTTCATCTATATAAGAACTATACCTAAAATTTTATTCCgcttaaaaaaattgcaaaaatatacaataaccgtaatcaataaattttaattaaactcaATATATGCTCATATTTCATAATTACAAGTGGGTCCgggaatgcaaaaaaaaaaacatatatatatatatatatgcaaaaaaaaaatataataacttaataatacaatattcaAGTAATCTTAATATATACAGATATAACTCATCTATTTATCTATGTTAATGTCGTCAATTAGATGATCTGAGCTCATTAGTAGCATGACTGGATCCAGCTCTTACTTCTGTCTAAGTGGCCTCATTTTTTGTCACAACATCATCAAGAATTAGCCTTTCTCTAAGGGTTTCAAGTCCAGTACGATAAAAATTTAACCACTTGGACTCTATGGTATGAACTTCGCTTTCTTCATCAATACTATGAAGATGAGATTTGATCTCTTGATCCTCCCGTAACAAGAAGtcaacctaatattaataaaacattaatgttaaattaaaagataaatatgtaAAACTCAATAGTTAACATATATTACTTATAAAAGACTTTATTACTTACATGATGTTGAATCCACTAGGCTTGTTACTCATATTGTATATATCCAAGTAGAGGAACTTGCTTGAGATCCGGAGTAATGATTCATCGTGTTATACTTGTGTACTAAATCATATACTTCTCATCAGtaattattggatgaatctCCGTAAATATCTCATTTATATGTGCATCTCACTGTGAAACCAGTCATAATCATCATTTTTACCCTTATGAGTAATGACATGCAAAGCATCACTTGTATTGATATCAACTGGAACGTGTTGTCTATAGTCGAACTGTCGCATTACCCTATCCGAACAATGTAACTCAACCATATCAAAACATATCAACGAGACCACTACTATCTATATATCCATCTCGTAGGTGCAAACAACTGAAGCAACAACCAATCTTTATTCCAAGTAAGTCGTCCAAATGATATGTAGATtataa
It encodes the following:
- the LOC7491889 gene encoding 4-coumarate--CoA ligase-like 6 codes for the protein MEKLTATASKTTLPEWYSPETGIYSSKHPPIPLPADPFLDVVSFIFSHHNHNGLTALIDSSSGFSISYSKILPLVKSVASGLSNMGIKQGDVVLLLLPNSIHFPIVFLGVLYLGGIVSTMNPLSSELEVKQRIVDCNACIAFVELEKVCKFQPLGIPVIGVPENVNFDEKSNDFEAFYMLVYSKGDVGVKPVIRQQDTAAIMYSSGTTAASKGVVLTHRNFISMVELFVKFEASQYEYSSTDNVYLAVLPMFHIYGLSLFVVGLLSLGSSIVVMRKFDVSEMVKVIDRYGVTHFPVVPPILTALTRTAKGVCGNSLKCLKLVSCGAAPLFGKTIQDFVEVLPHVDFIQGYGLTESTAVGTRGLNTEKFQKYSSIGLLAPNIEAKVVDWITGALLPPGGSGELWIRGPGVMKEYLNGGEATALTIDKDGWLHTGDVVYADHDGYLYVVDRLKEIIKYKGFQIAPADLEAVLISHCEILDAAVIPVVDKECGEIPVAFVVKRQGSMLTQEAIINYVAEQVAPYKKVRKVIFTQSIPKSAAGKILRRELKCSLTSKL